Proteins from a genomic interval of Desulfovulcanus ferrireducens:
- a CDS encoding DEAD/DEAH box helicase, whose product MEELIKKEVEIWAGLLGNFTQKELVELVHQYLLQHNKKISENKVRTVVKAMLKAHGLSYMSKYQGYKFPDNQSIRILARISHGELEEHLMFYFETFSYDDNVEQMYGRAYFFLIKKNISSMLVPFIYDIEKYYHNEFMYYAIKLGYGLLDDHELVNYMLPEWVYLVGEELFFYALFGDDDKIFKWYEAVQQRTHKNEALIWLLCQIAFFNLDLEKLDLFVMELSTLWRKLCIKTLLLFYKNEPWQEMYKMTEEEYCRVTNKRTFTPDGPLALLVPFMLWSTEDFAMRKKARLMWQRIRKEKFSFTWDEMNAFHALLENNLGNMYFSLFYGGYVNYSTAVLIFLTWYFFYEYEDFMDLKKDKKCKAFAKYMLSKAIELEKKGAKLWALEIFAFLAKGFKNTRSQSSLRRFTRSTEFYPLWGRFREKETWEIKLSSLEKYVNEHLNLEEKKKFRLVWFLRFMEDSIGITPKEQKLRANGTWSDGRSVSLKKLYEGQYKLLSEHDRAVVKCIKYSPVHRTWNSSKNYVVTQDIMFALIGHPYVFDEDTREQLDVVEGKVRLSVTTDNNNDLKITLDPFFVPDSEKKFHLVKEGNKVRVYKLDKELHAIVQILGKNGVKVPAKEKARIQNLLKALSHKFPVEGTSIVPAREVPPDTTINLILKPLKEGLLLTVRVFPLGEQGPRYIPGDGPEYVSAVIQEENLKTQRQLTRENELFSHLLNGLFEIDGLEARQSAEWHAPDLVCALNLLEFLEGLDQKDYRLLWPEGKSFNLVHMDKEIDLNLSQGKDWFTVDGEVKIENKNISLPKLLSQINKQKNRFLPLDKGKFLVLKERVFRQLNELAEIAEIKANSIRLSPLRTLVLWESGWRMQEDKEVQEFKKKINDAFNLDPEVPRTLKNILRPYQVEGFKWMRRLYEAGLGACLADDMGLGKTLQSLSLLLAIADNGPSLIVAPASVLSVWEDEINRFTPELKSISLAPIKDRKDVLKKLKPYQVVLVSYGLLQQRETASLLKEKSWSMVVLDEAQQIKNYRAIRAKSAFGLQARFRLATTGTPLENRLEELWTIFRFLNPGLLGSLEDFRRRFVTPIEKEQQTGVKKRLKRLIGPFILRRTKAEVLTELPPRTESVLYLDFSPEEAALYEAVRQEALTELEGAKAEVVRFKILQYLTKLRLLCCSPKLLGAAEDAPETKVTALLELLDELVSAGHRILVFSQFVQFLKRIEQGMQEKGWSWLYLDGSVPTAEMAKRVKTFQEGKASVFLISLRAGGFGLNLTAASYVVLADPWWNPAVEAQAADRVHRPGQTQPVTIYRLIVKNTVEEKVRVLQQEKTQRLEEILEGTSSPAALSLDEWVELLK is encoded by the coding sequence ATGGAAGAATTGATCAAAAAAGAAGTAGAAATCTGGGCAGGGCTGCTGGGTAATTTTACACAGAAAGAACTTGTAGAATTAGTACATCAATATTTATTGCAGCACAATAAAAAAATATCGGAAAATAAGGTCAGGACAGTAGTTAAGGCTATGTTAAAAGCTCATGGCCTTAGTTATATGTCTAAATATCAGGGTTATAAATTTCCTGATAACCAATCTATAAGAATTTTAGCCAGAATTTCGCATGGAGAACTTGAAGAACATTTAATGTTTTATTTTGAAACTTTTTCTTATGATGATAATGTAGAGCAGATGTATGGTAGGGCTTATTTTTTTCTTATTAAGAAAAACATTTCTTCTATGCTTGTACCTTTTATTTATGACATAGAAAAGTATTATCATAATGAATTTATGTATTATGCTATTAAATTAGGTTATGGTCTTTTAGATGATCATGAGCTTGTTAATTATATGCTTCCTGAATGGGTATATCTGGTGGGAGAGGAATTATTTTTTTACGCTCTATTTGGAGATGATGATAAAATATTTAAGTGGTATGAAGCTGTTCAGCAAAGGACACATAAAAATGAAGCGCTTATCTGGCTGTTATGTCAGATTGCGTTTTTTAATCTTGATCTGGAAAAACTGGACTTATTTGTAATGGAGCTTTCTACGTTATGGAGAAAGTTATGTATAAAAACATTACTTTTATTTTATAAAAATGAGCCGTGGCAGGAAATGTATAAGATGACTGAAGAGGAATATTGCAGAGTTACTAATAAACGAACGTTTACGCCTGACGGCCCTCTTGCCCTGCTTGTGCCATTTATGTTGTGGTCAACTGAAGATTTTGCAATGAGGAAAAAAGCAAGATTGATGTGGCAGCGTATAAGAAAAGAAAAGTTTTCTTTTACCTGGGATGAGATGAATGCCTTTCATGCCCTGCTGGAGAATAATCTGGGAAATATGTATTTTTCTTTATTTTATGGAGGCTATGTAAATTATTCTACTGCTGTTCTTATTTTTTTGACCTGGTATTTTTTTTACGAATATGAAGACTTCATGGATTTAAAAAAGGATAAGAAATGCAAGGCCTTTGCTAAATATATGCTTTCCAAAGCCATTGAATTGGAGAAAAAAGGGGCTAAACTCTGGGCTCTGGAAATTTTTGCCTTTCTGGCAAAGGGTTTTAAAAATACTCGCTCTCAATCCAGCTTGAGAAGGTTTACCAGAAGTACAGAATTTTATCCTCTGTGGGGGCGATTTAGAGAAAAGGAAACATGGGAAATCAAACTCAGTAGTCTAGAAAAGTATGTAAATGAGCATTTAAATCTTGAGGAAAAAAAGAAATTCAGGCTGGTCTGGTTTTTAAGATTTATGGAAGATAGCATTGGTATCACGCCCAAAGAGCAGAAACTCAGAGCCAATGGGACATGGAGTGATGGTAGAAGTGTAAGTTTAAAAAAATTATATGAAGGGCAATATAAATTATTGTCTGAACATGACAGGGCTGTTGTAAAGTGCATTAAATATTCGCCTGTTCATAGGACATGGAATTCCAGTAAGAATTATGTTGTTACACAGGATATTATGTTTGCCCTGATAGGTCATCCTTATGTTTTTGATGAAGATACACGCGAACAACTGGATGTAGTGGAGGGTAAGGTCAGGTTAAGTGTTACAACAGACAATAATAATGATTTAAAGATTACATTGGATCCTTTTTTTGTGCCAGATTCAGAAAAAAAATTCCATCTGGTTAAAGAAGGCAATAAAGTAAGAGTCTATAAACTGGATAAAGAATTACATGCTATTGTTCAAATTCTTGGTAAAAATGGCGTTAAAGTTCCTGCAAAAGAAAAGGCAAGGATTCAAAATCTCTTAAAGGCCCTATCTCATAAATTTCCAGTTGAGGGCACATCCATTGTTCCTGCCAGAGAAGTTCCTCCAGACACCACCATTAATCTTATTTTAAAGCCTTTAAAAGAAGGGCTATTACTGACTGTTAGAGTATTTCCTCTGGGCGAGCAAGGGCCTCGTTATATTCCCGGGGATGGGCCTGAATATGTAAGTGCTGTAATCCAGGAAGAAAACCTCAAGACCCAGCGGCAGCTAACCAGGGAAAATGAATTATTTTCCCATTTATTAAACGGGCTTTTTGAAATAGATGGCTTAGAAGCCAGACAGAGTGCTGAATGGCACGCACCTGATCTTGTTTGCGCCCTGAATTTGCTGGAATTTTTAGAAGGCCTGGACCAAAAGGATTACAGGCTTCTCTGGCCTGAGGGCAAATCTTTTAATCTGGTTCATATGGATAAAGAGATTGACCTTAACCTTTCTCAAGGCAAAGACTGGTTTACAGTAGATGGCGAGGTGAAAATAGAAAATAAAAATATTTCCCTGCCTAAACTTCTGAGTCAGATTAACAAGCAAAAAAACAGGTTTTTGCCGCTGGATAAAGGAAAGTTTCTGGTCTTAAAAGAGCGAGTTTTCAGACAGTTAAATGAACTGGCAGAAATAGCAGAGATTAAAGCTAATAGCATCAGGCTTTCACCCTTAAGGACCCTTGTTTTGTGGGAGTCTGGTTGGCGCATGCAGGAAGATAAAGAAGTGCAGGAGTTTAAAAAGAAGATAAATGATGCCTTTAATCTGGATCCAGAAGTGCCGCGTACCTTAAAAAATATTTTAAGGCCCTATCAGGTAGAGGGGTTTAAGTGGATGAGAAGGCTTTATGAGGCTGGCCTGGGTGCTTGCCTGGCAGATGACATGGGGCTTGGCAAAACCCTGCAAAGCCTTAGCCTGCTTTTGGCAATTGCTGATAACGGGCCTTCCCTTATTGTAGCGCCTGCCTCGGTTCTTTCTGTGTGGGAGGATGAGATAAATCGGTTTACGCCTGAATTGAAATCAATATCTCTTGCACCTATAAAAGATAGAAAAGATGTCTTAAAAAAACTTAAGCCATATCAGGTTGTGCTTGTCTCTTATGGCCTTCTTCAACAGCGCGAAACAGCTTCGCTTTTAAAAGAAAAGTCCTGGAGTATGGTAGTGCTTGACGAGGCCCAGCAGATAAAAAATTATCGCGCCATCAGGGCCAAAAGCGCTTTTGGCCTGCAAGCCAGGTTTAGATTGGCTACAACAGGGACGCCTCTTGAAAATCGCCTGGAAGAGCTGTGGACGATTTTTCGTTTTTTAAACCCTGGTCTTTTAGGCTCTCTGGAAGACTTTCGCAGGCGATTTGTCACTCCCATTGAAAAGGAACAACAAACAGGGGTAAAAAAGAGGCTGAAAAGACTTATTGGGCCTTTTATTTTAAGGCGTACAAAAGCTGAAGTTCTGACAGAACTGCCGCCCAGAACTGAAAGCGTGCTTTATCTGGATTTTTCACCAGAAGAGGCAGCCCTGTATGAGGCTGTCCGCCAGGAGGCACTAACCGAGCTGGAAGGGGCAAAGGCTGAAGTTGTGCGCTTTAAGATCCTGCAATATTTAACCAAACTTAGGCTGCTGTGCTGCAGTCCAAAACTTTTAGGAGCAGCAGAAGATGCACCTGAAACAAAAGTAACAGCACTGCTGGAACTTCTGGATGAACTGGTAAGCGCTGGACATCGTATTCTGGTTTTCAGTCAGTTTGTGCAATTCTTAAAGAGGATAGAGCAGGGCATGCAGGAAAAAGGATGGTCATGGCTTTATCTTGATGGGAGTGTGCCAACAGCAGAAATGGCAAAAAGGGTAAAAACATTTCAGGAAGGCAAGGCATCTGTTTTTCTTATTTCCCTGCGCGCTGGTGGTTTTGGGCTGAATTTAACTGCTGCATCTTATGTGGTGCTTGCTGATCCCTGGTGGAATCCAGCAGTGGAGGCCCAGGCTGCTGACAGGGTTCACCGCCCTGGCCAGACCCAGCCTGTTACTATTTATCGTTTGATTGTTAAAAATACTGTGGAAGAAAAAGTGAGAGTGCTTCAACAGGAAAAGACCCAGCGCCTGGAAGAAATCCTGGAAGGCACATCAAGTCCTGCTGCCCTGTCATTGGATGAATGGGTTGAGCTTTTGAAATGA
- a CDS encoding transglutaminase-like domain-containing protein codes for MKRLVIFMVLLLGIVIGSNAFAFPKSVHGTITMEFDLSSHPANKEVKLWIPYPISSEYQTIKNITVEGDYTESGVYSDKKFQTPILYARWKPGTQSRKLTLRFDAERIEVVRRNFPANESCWNPADYKPWLLPTSLGPIDDPVRTLAKKITRGKTTVLAKAKAIYDWTCENMYRDPNVKGCGSGDVLKLLKCRGGKCTDIHSVFVALCRAAGVPAREIFGIRMGKKPVVDITKWQHCWAEFYLPGYGWVPVDPADVRKMMLKHNLTLKDPETKKWRRYFWGAWDPYRIKLAVGRDLRLNPPQTGLALNNFGYPYAEVNGNPLDWLSPETFKYKIIFRQK; via the coding sequence TTTCCCAAATCAGTGCATGGTACTATAACAATGGAGTTCGATCTCTCATCGCATCCAGCTAACAAAGAAGTAAAACTCTGGATACCGTATCCCATTTCTTCCGAGTATCAAACCATAAAAAATATAACAGTAGAAGGAGACTATACTGAATCAGGAGTTTACAGTGATAAAAAGTTTCAGACCCCTATACTTTATGCACGCTGGAAACCAGGGACACAATCTCGTAAGTTAACATTGCGCTTCGATGCCGAGCGTATTGAAGTTGTACGTCGAAATTTTCCTGCCAATGAGTCTTGCTGGAATCCTGCTGATTATAAACCCTGGCTTTTACCAACTTCACTTGGTCCTATAGATGATCCAGTACGTACTCTGGCAAAAAAAATTACCAGAGGCAAAACAACGGTACTGGCCAAAGCTAAGGCAATCTATGACTGGACTTGCGAAAATATGTATCGTGATCCTAATGTCAAAGGATGCGGTTCAGGAGATGTGCTTAAACTTTTAAAATGCCGTGGAGGCAAATGTACAGATATCCATTCAGTATTTGTAGCCCTTTGCAGGGCAGCCGGTGTACCTGCTCGTGAGATTTTTGGAATCAGAATGGGTAAAAAACCAGTGGTAGATATTACCAAATGGCAACATTGCTGGGCTGAATTCTATTTACCTGGCTATGGCTGGGTGCCAGTAGATCCGGCTGATGTACGCAAAATGATGCTCAAACATAACCTCACCCTTAAAGATCCTGAGACTAAAAAATGGCGCCGTTATTTCTGGGGTGCCTGGGATCCTTATCGGATAAAATTAGCTGTAGGGAGAGATCTGAGGCTCAATCCTCCTCAAACAGGGCTGGCCTTAAACAATTTTGGCTACCCATATGCTGAAGTGAATGGTAACCCTTTAGATTGGCTTAGTCCGGAAACCTTTAAGTACAAAATAATATTTCGTCAGAAATAA